A region from the Leptospirillum ferriphilum ML-04 genome encodes:
- a CDS encoding phage integrase — MDRGIIVSRKEVESTTLSEALDRYEKEISSSKKGHRREKTRISICKNHPLAKRASIRGNDMAFYKDERLKAGYSANTVRLELAIISHLFEIARKEWGMEGLTNPVKAIRMPSPPAVRDRRLGPGELEKLLESSFEDLNQVIRFALETAMRRGELAG; from the coding sequence ATGGACAGAGGCATCATTGTTTCCCGAAAGGAGGTTGAAAGCACCACCCTTTCCGAAGCCCTGGACCGATACGAGAAAGAAATTTCATCCTCCAAAAAGGGCCACCGCCGGGAAAAAACCCGGATTTCCATCTGCAAGAATCATCCCCTGGCAAAAAGGGCAAGCATTCGTGGAAACGATATGGCCTTCTACAAGGATGAGCGTCTGAAAGCCGGTTATTCGGCCAATACCGTCCGCCTGGAACTCGCAATCATTTCCCATCTGTTCGAAATTGCCCGGAAGGAATGGGGGATGGAAGGCCTCACGAATCCCGTCAAGGCGATCCGGATGCCGTCCCCTCCGGCTGTCCGGGACCGAAGGCTCGGGCCGGGAGAACTGGAAAAGCTCCTGGAATCCTCGTTTGAAGACCTGAACCAGGTGATCCGATTTGCCCTCGAAACGGCCATGCGGCGGGGAGAACTGGCCGGATGA
- a CDS encoding site-specific integrase, protein MTWEMVDLKKRTVTLPETKSGQKRIVPLSSVAFSILKERSGTRRLDGKVRDIGPDAISQDFAKACRNAGITGLHFHDLRHEATSRLFEKGFDTMEVSTITGHKTL, encoded by the coding sequence ATGACCTGGGAGATGGTGGATCTCAAGAAAAGGACAGTGACGCTTCCGGAAACGAAAAGCGGCCAGAAGCGCATTGTCCCTCTCTCCTCTGTTGCCTTCTCAATCCTCAAGGAACGTTCCGGAACCCGACGACTCGACGGAAAGGTCCGGGATATCGGACCGGATGCGATCTCACAGGACTTCGCCAAAGCCTGCCGGAACGCGGGGATAACCGGGCTTCATTTCCATGATCTTCGACATGAAGCCACGTCAAGGCTTTTCGAGAAGGGGTTTGATACGATGGAGGTATCCACGATCACGGGACACAAGACCCTTTAA
- a CDS encoding HEPN domain-containing protein, with the protein MSEDYLLKTKTVWENCQKHLEVFQKSSSEIQKESPIESVQNYLTQHLLIVLCAEVEEQICGFLSERAEKAKDPAIKALVDSWAKRVIRSVGYEELIGIIKIFGKGYKEKFESLIDEGSKAYYSIVVKGRHNVAHYSESQSQVTMKEFEKGLKSAEEILIAFRKTLNPSISSSPPNLPPSNAYSA; encoded by the coding sequence ATGTCTGAGGATTATCTTTTAAAAACAAAAACTGTCTGGGAAAATTGTCAGAAACATCTAGAGGTTTTCCAAAAATCTTCATCAGAGATTCAAAAAGAATCTCCGATCGAATCAGTCCAGAACTATCTTACACAGCACTTATTGATTGTCCTGTGTGCTGAAGTTGAAGAACAAATATGCGGATTCCTTTCAGAACGTGCTGAAAAAGCAAAAGACCCAGCCATAAAAGCTTTAGTTGATTCGTGGGCGAAGAGAGTGATTAGAAGTGTCGGATACGAAGAATTGATAGGAATAATCAAGATTTTCGGTAAAGGATACAAGGAAAAATTTGAATCATTGATCGATGAAGGTAGCAAAGCTTACTATAGTATTGTTGTTAAGGGAAGACACAACGTAGCACATTACTCTGAATCACAGTCACAAGTAACAATGAAGGAGTTTGAAAAAGGATTGAAATCTGCAGAAGAAATACTTATAGCATTTCGGAAAACGTTGAATCCTTCTATCTCATCCTCTCCACCAAATCTTCCGCCCTCAAATGCGTATAGCGCTTAA
- a CDS encoding DUF262 domain-containing protein: MEEEKDNWDYEQTEPSEEEEQDPISYQITNYPADITLKGYLDKYNSDQLEIPKFQRNYIWDQVRASKLIESFLLGLPVPGVFLYKQKETNRLQVIDGQQRILTAVRFFENDFGDRHFRLKNVNKKWEGRKYEDLDEADRLKLDDSVLRATIVQQLNPKDDSSIYFIFERLNTGGVRLNPMEIRKCIYFSDFYLCLEEINKNPDWRSLIGLKSIDKRLRDTELILRILALKDGWKDYEKPMKKFLNTFLSDKKKAEEKKKSEEKIDPDLMEQYDGIKREFSAVSKYLSLSLGKKPFHLRKRLNYAAMDSIFVAGFLAYKKGIKDLKNRYDKLIQDNEFIQSVSKSTSDENVVKARMRKAVDYFVSNV, from the coding sequence ATGGAAGAAGAAAAAGATAATTGGGATTATGAACAAACAGAACCATCTGAAGAAGAGGAGCAAGATCCAATATCTTACCAAATCACTAATTATCCAGCAGATATTACGCTAAAAGGTTATCTCGATAAGTACAATTCTGATCAGCTAGAAATTCCCAAATTCCAGAGAAATTATATTTGGGATCAGGTCAGAGCAAGTAAATTGATCGAATCGTTCTTACTCGGTCTTCCTGTTCCTGGGGTTTTCTTGTACAAGCAAAAAGAAACAAACAGGCTTCAAGTTATTGATGGTCAACAGCGAATCCTTACAGCAGTTCGTTTTTTCGAGAATGACTTTGGTGATAGACATTTCAGGTTAAAAAACGTTAATAAAAAATGGGAAGGGAGAAAATATGAAGATCTGGATGAAGCGGACAGATTAAAATTAGATGATTCAGTCCTCAGAGCAACAATCGTACAGCAATTAAATCCCAAAGATGATTCAAGTATATATTTTATTTTTGAACGATTAAATACAGGTGGTGTCAGATTAAATCCGATGGAGATTCGAAAGTGTATTTATTTCTCTGATTTTTATCTATGTCTTGAAGAAATAAACAAAAATCCAGATTGGAGATCATTGATCGGCTTGAAAAGTATTGATAAACGTTTAAGAGATACCGAATTGATTCTCAGAATTCTGGCTTTAAAAGATGGCTGGAAAGACTATGAAAAACCAATGAAAAAATTTCTGAACACCTTCCTTTCTGATAAAAAAAAGGCCGAAGAAAAGAAAAAATCTGAAGAAAAGATAGATCCCGATTTAATGGAACAATATGATGGTATAAAAAGAGAGTTTTCTGCTGTATCGAAATATTTATCTCTATCTCTTGGAAAAAAACCATTTCATTTAAGAAAAAGATTAAATTATGCAGCTATGGATTCGATTTTTGTTGCCGGGTTTTTAGCTTACAAAAAGGGAATAAAAGACCTAAAGAATCGTTATGATAAGCTGATCCAAGATAATGAATTTATTCAATCAGTCTCAAAAAGCACTTCTGATGAAAATGTTGTCAAAGCAAGAATGAGAAAGGCAGTGGACTATTTTGTGTCCAATGTCTGA
- the dcm gene encoding DNA (cytosine-5-)-methyltransferase, whose amino-acid sequence MTIAEEIKVLRERLNLSQREISSRLGYSHRTIVRWEQGKSAPKTAVLQYLREISEKQITRKVNGNPAFRFIDLFAGIGGMRLGFETAGGECVFTCEWNPEARKTYQANFPCDHPVAGDIRDVRPQDIPSYDVLVAGFPCQPFSIAGVSKKNALGKPHGFHCETQGTLFFEVARLLEVHRPPVFVLENVKNLVSHDRGNTFRVILKTLREELGYSVHYRIIDARSWVPQHRERIFIVGFRSENGFSFDDLEIPVPSSGPVLGSILHPEDGSESPEAPYTVGDMGTVSDKYILSDRLWNYLQDYAARHKAKGNGFGFGLAGPDSVARTLSARYYKDGSEILVARKDGNPRRLTPRECARLMGFDRPGRPPFRIPVSDTQAYRQFGNAVVVPVVEALANGILPYIERDSWMENPLFSWKRKIG is encoded by the coding sequence TTGACTATTGCGGAAGAAATCAAGGTCCTTAGGGAAAGACTGAATCTCTCCCAGCGGGAAATATCCTCCAGACTCGGCTATAGCCACAGAACTATAGTTCGGTGGGAACAGGGGAAATCAGCTCCCAAGACCGCCGTTCTCCAGTATCTGAGAGAAATATCGGAGAAACAGATTACCAGGAAAGTCAATGGAAATCCTGCTTTCCGGTTCATTGATCTTTTCGCCGGTATCGGGGGAATGCGGCTCGGATTCGAGACGGCAGGCGGAGAATGCGTCTTCACGTGCGAATGGAATCCGGAAGCCCGAAAGACCTACCAAGCCAATTTTCCGTGCGACCACCCCGTGGCCGGAGACATCCGTGATGTCCGTCCGCAGGACATCCCTTCCTATGATGTTCTCGTTGCGGGATTCCCCTGCCAGCCCTTTTCCATCGCCGGCGTCTCGAAGAAAAATGCGCTCGGAAAGCCGCACGGGTTCCACTGCGAGACCCAAGGAACGCTTTTCTTTGAAGTGGCCAGGCTCCTCGAAGTCCACAGGCCACCGGTCTTCGTTCTGGAAAACGTAAAAAACCTTGTCAGCCATGACAGGGGGAATACGTTCCGTGTCATCCTGAAAACTCTCCGGGAAGAACTGGGGTATTCCGTTCATTACCGGATAATCGACGCCCGAAGCTGGGTCCCCCAACACCGGGAAAGGATTTTTATCGTCGGATTCCGTTCTGAGAACGGCTTTTCGTTCGATGATCTTGAAATTCCGGTTCCTTCCTCGGGACCGGTGCTTGGAAGCATTCTCCATCCGGAGGACGGATCCGAATCTCCCGAGGCCCCGTATACCGTCGGAGACATGGGAACTGTCTCCGATAAGTATATTCTTTCCGACCGGCTCTGGAATTATCTTCAGGACTATGCGGCCAGGCACAAGGCAAAGGGGAACGGGTTCGGATTCGGCCTCGCCGGGCCCGATAGTGTTGCCCGGACGCTTTCCGCCAGGTATTACAAGGATGGCTCGGAAATCCTCGTTGCCCGGAAAGACGGTAATCCCCGGCGTCTGACACCCCGCGAATGTGCCCGCTTGATGGGGTTCGACCGTCCCGGAAGACCTCCCTTCCGGATTCCCGTCTCGGACACACAGGCCTACAGACAGTTCGGAAATGCCGTGGTGGTTCCCGTCGTAGAGGCCCTGGCCAACGGAATCCTTCCCTACATTGAAAGAGATTCATGGATGGAAAATCCACTATTCTCCTGGAAGAGAAAAATAGGATGA